A portion of the Candidatus Methylomirabilota bacterium genome contains these proteins:
- the pgl gene encoding 6-phosphogluconolactonase gives MRGNRRDIFVCRDPEEVSQRAADLFVRLADEAVSSTGRFAVALSGGSTPRLLYALLAANEFRQQVPWSRIHLFWGDERCVAPDHPESNYRMAREVLLDKAPIPAQNIHRMPAELDDYTRASVAYEQTLREFFELAAEELPIFDLILLGMGEDGHTASLFPGTTALAENERLVASNYVEKLGTYRLTLTVPVINHAANVVFLVSGKSKASMLKKVLEGEHQPQHLPSQLIRPVEGKLVFIVDREAGKELSLSGAKEK, from the coding sequence ATGAGAGGGAATCGTAGAGACATATTTGTGTGCCGCGATCCGGAGGAGGTCAGCCAACGAGCGGCGGATTTGTTTGTCCGGCTGGCTGACGAGGCAGTTTCATCTACAGGTCGATTCGCGGTGGCGCTTTCGGGCGGCTCGACCCCGAGGCTGCTTTACGCGCTGCTGGCAGCGAATGAGTTCCGACAGCAGGTACCCTGGTCGAGGATACATCTGTTCTGGGGGGATGAGCGTTGTGTTGCACCGGATCATCCAGAGAGTAACTACCGCATGGCGCGGGAGGTGCTGCTGGATAAGGCCCCCATTCCTGCACAGAACATTCACCGGATGCCAGCGGAGCTAGACGATTATACCCGCGCATCAGTTGCGTACGAGCAAACGCTGAGAGAGTTCTTCGAGTTGGCGGCGGAAGAGCTACCGATCTTTGACCTGATCTTGCTGGGAATGGGAGAGGACGGGCATACTGCCTCTCTCTTTCCGGGGACGACTGCGCTTGCGGAGAACGAGCGGCTGGTCGCCTCCAACTACGTCGAAAAACTCGGCACCTATCGTCTCACGCTGACCGTGCCTGTGATCAATCATGCGGCGAACGTGGTGTTTTTGGTCTCGGGAAAGTCCAAGGCGTCGATGTTGAAAAAGGTGCTCGAGGGCGAACACCAGCCTCAGCATCTTCCATCCCAGCTCATTCGCCCGGTGGAAGGCAAGCTCGTGTTCATCGTCGACCGTGAGGCAGGGAAAGAACTGAGCCTCTCTGGAGCGAAAGAAAAATGA
- a CDS encoding glucose-6-phosphate dehydrogenase assembly protein OpcA has product MAEVTEAEHREPVMRACVLNLLVYAPGENAAVEVSQIMADVTTQHPSRIFVILPNYDAAESALNAWVTAQCHLSGGGHKQVCCEQIMITPEGEGISQLPSLVRPLLVPDLPVVLWWRDVPSFESRVFDELATTSDRVIIDSANLPNPEEGLVELATLINQRAQWTAFRDLSWSRLTPWRVSVAAFFDSPDWRAHLARLNRVEIECTHDHADRHSIPSQALLIACWLASRLKWRPTSKPQWSGEHGCHVALASEHGPITLRIKTTPPTEGAQGGLNALRLTVESEPSARFVVSCCDDGSYLQTTVELAGTKLDGRVFPVGDQREAQLISRELEILGHDTVYEQALAFFAGVQIQG; this is encoded by the coding sequence ATGGCCGAAGTGACCGAAGCGGAACACCGAGAGCCGGTCATGAGGGCGTGTGTCTTGAATCTCTTGGTGTATGCGCCTGGTGAGAATGCGGCCGTGGAAGTGAGCCAAATCATGGCCGATGTGACGACCCAGCATCCCAGTCGGATCTTTGTGATACTCCCTAACTATGACGCTGCCGAGTCGGCTCTCAATGCCTGGGTGACAGCCCAGTGTCACCTGTCGGGCGGAGGTCACAAGCAAGTGTGCTGTGAGCAAATCATGATCACCCCCGAAGGCGAAGGGATCAGTCAGCTACCCAGTCTCGTGCGTCCGCTGCTGGTCCCGGATCTCCCTGTCGTCTTGTGGTGGCGTGACGTCCCCAGCTTCGAAAGTCGCGTCTTTGACGAGCTGGCCACGACCTCAGACCGCGTGATTATTGACTCAGCCAATTTGCCGAATCCCGAGGAGGGGCTTGTTGAGCTTGCCACGCTCATCAATCAAAGAGCGCAGTGGACCGCCTTCAGAGACCTGAGTTGGTCGCGGCTCACACCTTGGCGTGTCTCGGTTGCAGCATTCTTCGATTCTCCTGATTGGCGTGCCCACCTGGCGCGGCTAAATCGGGTGGAGATCGAGTGCACGCACGACCACGCCGATCGTCACTCGATTCCCAGCCAAGCCCTCCTGATCGCATGCTGGTTAGCAAGCCGTTTGAAATGGCGGCCGACATCGAAGCCTCAGTGGAGCGGGGAACATGGGTGTCACGTGGCGTTAGCGTCAGAGCATGGACCGATCACCCTCCGGATCAAGACGACCCCTCCCACGGAGGGTGCCCAAGGTGGACTCAACGCGCTGAGACTCACTGTCGAGAGCGAGCCGTCGGCGCGATTCGTGGTCTCCTGCTGTGACGATGGCTCCTACTTGCAAACCACGGTGGAGCTGGCGGGCACGAAGCTGGACGGGAGGGTCTTCCCTGTGGGGGACCAGCGTGAGGCGCAGCTCATCAGCAGAGAGCTGGAAATTCTCGGTCACGACACCGTGTATGAGCAAGCACTCGCTTTTTTCGCAGGGGTGCAAATTCAGGGTTAG
- the zwf gene encoding glucose-6-phosphate dehydrogenase has protein sequence MELAGFENPLREGLRLERTAEPCVTVIFGASGDLTKRKLVPALYSLAKQNLLASGLSIVGSARTPMNHEAFRAAMRDAVNRYSDAGPVDSAVWESFAAGLFYTPTDPKKPESYDNLSQLLTEIDRERGTAGNRLFYISTPPSLYSDIIRLLGATGLNRSSNGGWTRIIIEKPFGHDLQSARALNREVLEVFTEDQVYRIDHYLGKETVQNIMVLRFANGIFEPIWNRRYIDHVQITAAEGIGIEARGGYYEQAGAFRDMIQNHLLQVLAHVAMEPPAAMEANAVRDEKTKVVRAIRPITIDEVGQFVARGQYGEGSVGGQPVKGYRHEDSVNPQSNTETYAAVKFLIDDWRWADVPFYLRTGKHLPKRVTEVAIQFRRAPHLLFKHVVSGHFEPNALILRIQPDEGISLNFNAKMPGQAINIRTVRMDFQYGTSFGKRVPEAYERLLLDALVGDSTLFARGDMVEVAWELAMPILQAWQQPASNFPNYEAGSWGPKEADELIERDGRRWRRP, from the coding sequence ATGGAACTTGCTGGATTTGAGAATCCCTTGCGCGAGGGCCTGCGCCTCGAACGCACCGCTGAACCCTGCGTGACCGTCATCTTTGGCGCTTCCGGGGACTTAACCAAGCGCAAGCTCGTCCCCGCCCTGTACAGTTTGGCCAAACAGAACTTGCTGGCGAGCGGGTTGTCCATCGTGGGCAGTGCGCGCACCCCGATGAACCACGAGGCCTTTCGCGCCGCGATGCGTGACGCCGTCAATCGGTATTCCGATGCCGGTCCTGTCGATAGCGCTGTCTGGGAAAGTTTCGCGGCCGGTCTGTTTTACACTCCCACCGACCCCAAAAAACCGGAGAGCTACGACAACCTCAGTCAGTTGTTGACCGAAATCGACCGAGAGCGGGGAACCGCGGGCAACCGCCTCTTTTACATCTCAACGCCCCCCAGCCTGTACAGCGATATCATCCGGCTGCTTGGGGCCACGGGCCTGAACCGCTCGAGCAATGGAGGCTGGACCCGCATCATCATCGAGAAACCATTCGGCCATGATCTGCAAAGTGCGCGGGCGCTCAATCGGGAGGTTCTGGAGGTCTTCACGGAGGACCAGGTCTACCGGATCGATCACTACCTGGGGAAGGAAACCGTTCAAAACATTATGGTTCTGCGATTCGCCAACGGGATTTTCGAACCTATCTGGAATCGGCGCTACATTGACCACGTGCAAATCACCGCGGCTGAGGGCATTGGTATCGAGGCTCGCGGCGGATATTACGAACAGGCGGGGGCGTTTCGGGATATGATACAGAACCACCTACTTCAGGTCCTGGCGCACGTCGCGATGGAGCCCCCAGCCGCCATGGAGGCGAACGCCGTCCGAGACGAAAAGACGAAAGTGGTGCGTGCGATCCGCCCCATCACGATCGACGAGGTGGGTCAGTTCGTCGCCCGGGGACAGTACGGCGAGGGCTCGGTGGGGGGGCAACCGGTCAAGGGGTACCGGCACGAAGATAGTGTGAACCCTCAATCAAACACCGAGACGTACGCCGCCGTCAAATTCCTCATCGACGACTGGCGCTGGGCGGATGTGCCATTTTATCTGAGGACGGGCAAGCATTTGCCCAAGCGGGTTACCGAGGTGGCCATCCAGTTTCGGCGCGCGCCTCATCTGTTGTTCAAGCACGTGGTCAGCGGACATTTCGAACCCAATGCCCTGATCCTCCGTATTCAGCCGGATGAGGGCATCTCGCTTAACTTCAACGCCAAGATGCCCGGCCAGGCGATCAATATCCGGACAGTCAGGATGGATTTTCAATATGGGACCTCGTTTGGCAAGAGGGTGCCCGAAGCCTACGAGCGGCTCTTGCTGGATGCATTGGTGGGTGACTCCACCCTCTTTGCCAGGGGCGATATGGTAGAAGTCGCCTGGGAGCTGGCAATGCCCATTCTACAGGCCTGGCAGCAGCCAGCCAGCAATTTCCCCAACTACGAAGCAGGAAGTTGGGGGCCGAAGGAGGCGGATGAATTGATCGAGCGAGACGGTCGGCGGTGGAGACGACCCTAA